The window GACCGCCCCGAATATAACTCGGCCGTAGTGACTATCGAAGACGGCCGGGCCCTCATTGACGTGACCGACCGCCAAGGCATCAACGGCCTGAATGCCCGGCTGACCCAGGGTGAATGGCCGGCGGAGATCGTCGTCCGCCTGCCGTTGCGCGGGCTGGAGCAACTGTGGATTCACTACGGCGATCTGGCTATCTCGACCGGCGTCTCCAGCACCGGCGCGCCGACGCCACTCACTATCACAGTAGTGGACGAGGCCGGCAACACACAGAGCGCGTCACCGTCGGCCGACATCTATTACCCCAGCATTCGGGCCATTACGCCCGACGACACATTTGCCATCGGCCCATTGGCCGCCGGGGAGCGGCCGGCGATCCCCCTGCCCGAAGGCAGCACGATCGAGATCACCCTGCCGCCCGACTTCTTCCGCGAGAGCCACGACGCGTTCTCGATGCAGTGGATCGACTTCTTCAGAAATTAGGAATTACGAATTAGGAATTAGGAATCAAGAGCGCGTTCTCCATTCCTAATTCGTAATTCCTAATTCCTAATTTTCTTACCGTCCCTGCCACCAATCATTGCGCGAGCGGGGGTCGAGGAAGCCGCCCCAGTCGCGGATGCCGATCTGCACTTCCTCGGTCAGGGCCACGCCGAACGGCTGGTGGCCGCGCAGGGCCGGCAGTTGGTCGCGCCCGCCGGCATGGAGTTGGCGATAGAGGGCCAGCAGTTCCGGGTCGGTGCAGACGCCGTCGATGTGGAGCACGTAGCCGAAGAACTCATCCTCGCGGCCGATGTGGAGCGTCAGGTCTGACTCCCCGGCATAGAGCACCAGATATTCGTAGTCGCCCCCGATGTCGTAGCCGGAATCGGGGGTGTAGATCGTCTCGCCGCGCTGGACGCCCATGCCCAGCACGGTCACGCCCCAGGGGGAGTTGTTATCGACCGGGCAGTTGCAATCCTCCGACCAGTTATAGGCGCGGTAGGCGGTGGTGAAGGCCGGCGTGCGCAGGTCGCCGAACATGCCGGCGAATTGCGGCGCGCGGCTGTCATGCACCGGCCCCAGTTGCACCAGGTCGAGCGTCTCATCCACCTCGCCGTAACCGCGCACCCCCATATTGAGGTTGTGGTTGGTCTCCGGGTCCTCGGTTAGGGGCGGGCCGGACACGCTGAGCGCGCTATAGCCGCCGGGCAGGTTGCAATCCAGCGGCGGCGGCGGCTTCGACGCGGTGACGGCCGGCAGATAGAGGCGGCGGTCTTGGGCCTGCTCATCGGCCGCCAACGGCGATACTGAGCCGAACGCCGCCACCAGCGCCATGAGCAGGATTACGAAACACGCGGTTGCCGGCCAAGAACCGGCAGTAACAAACGCCATCGCCCAGACGGGGCGACAGCGGTCAAGAATTCTTCTCATGCTCAATACTTCTCCATGAGTGGTTTATGGCCGGCGACCCAAAACGCCGCTATTGGGGCGGCGCAGTCGCTTGAGTCGCGGCCGGGTCGGAGTATAATCCCCCAACCAATCACGGCAACACGCCCCCTGACAGAGGACAGGCGATTATTTACGAAATGCTCACCAACAACGCGCGTCTGGCGCAACAACTGGCCTTTATCGTGGAAATCGACCGGCTCAAGAGTATCATCCGCCGCGCGCCGCTGATCGATGGCTCGCGCCGCGAGAATTCGGCCGAGCATAGCTGGCATCTGGCACTGATGGCGATGGTGCTGGCCGAGCACATCGATGAGCCGGTCGATGTGGGCCGAACCATTCGCCTGGTGCTGGTGCATGACATCATCGAAATCGACGCCGGCGACACCTTCGCCTATGACCTGACCGGCTATCTGGACAAGGCCGAGCGCGAGGAGCGGGCCGCCGGGCGCATCTTCGGCCTGTTGCCGGGCGACCAGGCGGCCGAGTTCCGCGCCCTGTGGGACGAGTTCGAGGCGGGCCGGACGGCTGAGGCCCGCTTCGCCAACGCCCTCGACCGGCTGATGCCGCTGTTCCATAACTACTTGAACGAAGGCGGCGTCTGGCGCGACAACAGCATCGGCGCCGACAAGGTGCGGCGGCGCATGGCCCCGGTGGGCGAGGTGTCGGCCGCGTTGGGCGACCTGGTGGAGGCGTTCGTCATGGCCGCCCTGGAACGCGGCTATATCGAAGCGGAATGAATTCAATACGGAAGGACACGGATTCCACGGAACAACCCTATGCCTTTAAGAGCAGCCATCGCTAAAGTGATCAATGGACAGGACTTGAGCCGCCAGGAAGCGGGCGCGGCTATGGATGCCATCATGGACGGCGCGGCCACGCCCGCCCAGATCGGCAGCTATCTGACCGCGTTACGCATGAAGGGCGAGACGGCCGAGGAGATCGCCGGCAGCGCCCAATCCATGCGCCGCCACGTCGTGCCCGTCGCCGTGACCTTGGACGCGGGCGAGGTGCTGGTGGATACCTGCGGCACGGGCGGCGACGGCAAGCACACCTTCAACATCTCCACCACGGCGGCCTTTGTGGTGGCCGGAGCCGGGCTGCGCGTTGCCAAGCACGGCAACCGGGCGGCCAGCAGCCGCAGCGGTTCGGCCGATCTGCTGTTGGCGTTGGGCGGCAACCTCGACCTGGACGCGGCTCAGGTGGCCGAGTGCATCGAGGACGTGGGCATCGGCTTTCTCTATGCCGTGAAGCACCATCCGGCCATGCGCCACGCCATCGGCCCGCGCCGTGAATTGGGCCAGCGCACCATCTTCAACCTGCTCGGCCCGCTGACCAACCCGGCCAATGCCGGCCATCAACTGTTGGGCGTCTATGACCCGGCGCTGACGGCCACGTTGGCCGAGGTGCTGCGGGCGCTGGGCAGCCGGGCGGCCTACGTCGTCCACGGGGCCGACGGGCTAGACGAACTGACTACAACCGGCGTCAACCGCATCAGTGCGTTACGCGACGGCACGGTGACGACCTTCGACTTTGACCCAGCGACCATCGGCCTGGCCCGCGCCCGGCTCGATGATCTGTTGGGCGGCGAGCCGGAGCAGAACGCGGCCATCACCCGCGAGGTGCTGGGCGGCTATGATCGCGGCCCGCGGCGCGACATCGTGCTGCTGAACGCGGCGGCGGCGCTGAGCCTGGAGACGGGCGATTGGGCGGCGGGGCTGGCGCAGGCGGCGACGGCTATCGATAGTGGGGCGGCGTTGAGCACGCTGGATAACTGGGTGGGAATGACGAACAGCTTCACGGCCAAAT is drawn from Candidatus Promineifilum breve and contains these coding sequences:
- a CDS encoding HD domain-containing protein; amino-acid sequence: MLTNNARLAQQLAFIVEIDRLKSIIRRAPLIDGSRRENSAEHSWHLALMAMVLAEHIDEPVDVGRTIRLVLVHDIIEIDAGDTFAYDLTGYLDKAEREERAAGRIFGLLPGDQAAEFRALWDEFEAGRTAEARFANALDRLMPLFHNYLNEGGVWRDNSIGADKVRRRMAPVGEVSAALGDLVEAFVMAALERGYIEAE
- the trpD gene encoding anthranilate phosphoribosyltransferase, translating into MPLRAAIAKVINGQDLSRQEAGAAMDAIMDGAATPAQIGSYLTALRMKGETAEEIAGSAQSMRRHVVPVAVTLDAGEVLVDTCGTGGDGKHTFNISTTAAFVVAGAGLRVAKHGNRAASSRSGSADLLLALGGNLDLDAAQVAECIEDVGIGFLYAVKHHPAMRHAIGPRRELGQRTIFNLLGPLTNPANAGHQLLGVYDPALTATLAEVLRALGSRAAYVVHGADGLDELTTTGVNRISALRDGTVTTFDFDPATIGLARARLDDLLGGEPEQNAAITREVLGGYDRGPRRDIVLLNAAAALSLETGDWAAGLAQAATAIDSGAALSTLDNWVGMTNSFTAK